TCCAGCTTCATCCCATGCCTCCGGTTCGCCAGAGGAAGTAGCGCTCGAGGTCCATCGTCAACGCCGCGTCCGCGCGCTCCTGCTCGGTCAGCGCCTCGGCGGTGAACGAGCGCGCCTTAGCCGCCAGCTCGTCGCGCGAACACTCCTCAAGCAGCCGTCCCCCGTGAACGATGCCGATACGGTCGGCCAGGTGCGCGACCTCGGCGAGGATGTGGCTGCTCATGAAGACGGTCACGCCGCGCTCGTCGGCGAGGGCGCGCAGCAGCTCCCGGATCTCGACGATGCCCGCCGGGTCCAGCGCGTTGGCGGGCTCGTCGAGCACGAGCAGGTCGGGCGAGTGCAGCAGCGCGCGAGCGAGCGCGAGGCGCTGCTTGTTGCCGAGTGACAGCTGTGCGGCTCGGCGGTCGGCGTACGACTCGAGGCGCAGCAGCGCGAGCGTCTGTGCGATCGAGGTGAGAGGCGCGCCGGTGAGGCGGCGCTGGATGTCGAGGTTCTCGCGTACCGTCAGGTTGGGGTAGGCGGTCGCGGACTCCACCAGGTAGCCGACGCGACCAAAGACGCTGGTCTCGCCGGGCACAACGCGCCGGCCCAGCACCTCGACCTCGCCGCCGGACGGTCGAATCAGGCCCAGCAGCATGCGGATGGTCGTCGTCTTGCCCGCACCGTTGCGGCCCAGGAAGCCGTAGATCTCGCCGCGCCGGACGTCGAGGTCGAGCGAGTCGACGGCGAGAAGGTCGTGGTAGCGCTTGGTGAGCGAGTGGGTGGCGATGGCGGGGGAGGTTGTCACAGGTGGCGCTCCATTGCAGACGGTATCTGCGCGACGGGTAGTTATGACTGACTGTCAGTCATAATAACACGCCCGTCACTGGAGTCCATGCTCGCGAGGCGATTGCGCCCTCGTCTCCCACAACGGTGCAGGCGCGGCCCACGGGCCAGATGCGCGCTACGCCTCGTAGCCCAGCGCCCTGAGCGCGAGCTTC
This region of Coriobacteriia bacterium genomic DNA includes:
- a CDS encoding ABC transporter ATP-binding protein, producing MTTSPAIATHSLTKRYHDLLAVDSLDLDVRRGEIYGFLGRNGAGKTTTIRMLLGLIRPSGGEVEVLGRRVVPGETSVFGRVGYLVESATAYPNLTVRENLDIQRRLTGAPLTSIAQTLALLRLESYADRRAAQLSLGNKQRLALARALLHSPDLLVLDEPANALDPAGIVEIRELLRALADERGVTVFMSSHILAEVAHLADRIGIVHGGRLLEECSRDELAAKARSFTAEALTEQERADAALTMDLERYFLWRTGGMG